The window AAGCTCGATACCGTCAGCACAGGGGACTGAGCACGAACAATCGCTATCAGTATTTCACTTGGTACTTTTACCTTGTACCACGCTGATCACACATTTTCTGCAAATATGCCCGAAATGACGATGGGGAAGCCTGATGTAGTTTTTGGAACCTGTGGCCGCAGGTAGGCGGCCAGCCCTCCGCCCCCTCCTTACCCCCGCGCCTTCACCAGGTCGCGCGTGAGCTCGGCGTGCGCCATGTGCTCCCCCGCGTGCCTGACAGTGGAAATCAGCACCTCCCGGCCGGGGATGCTTCCGCGCTTGGGGTGCGGGTAGCTCTGGGCGACGGCGTTGGCGGGCAGGCCGGCCATTGCCGTCGTGATCTCGCCCTTCATGTCCGTCCACGCCTTGATCAGCGGCGCGGGCGACTTGCCGAGGGCCAGCCACTCAGCATCGCGCGTCCGGCTGACGTTCTTGCCGCACACGGTGCTCAGGACGTTGTTGTTTACGGCGGACAGCGTGTGCGCAGCCAGGAAGTAGAGCGTGCTGGCGTTGTCCAGCGGCTTCCAGTTCACCTGCTCTTCGGTCAACCCATCGAAGCACGCCATCAGCCTGTCCACGCTGTTGGAAATCCTGCCCCAGATATACTCCAGCTCTTCTTTCTCGTTCATGTAAGTGCCCCCTTCCTGATTGTTCGCCGGTGCGCCGACCCGACATTTTTACTTCGCCGCTTTGGACGCCTTGAGCAGGTCCCGTGTCAACTCCGCATGGCCCACGTGCTCGTGGGCGTGGCGCGCCAGAATCAGCAGCACCTCGATGCCGCTGACGTTGCGGTTGGTGTAGTCGTACTTCTTGTCCAGCGCGCCGGGCGGCAGCTTCGCCATCTCCTCTGAGAGCTGCTTGCGCTGGAGCTGCCACGACATTCGCAGCGGCCCCACGCTCTCGCCGACGGCGGAGAACTCCGCCTCCGCATCGCGCGTCCCGCTCTTGCCGCACAGCTTCGTCGAAATCACAAACGCCGTGTACGCGATGGTGTGCACGCCCAGGACATACAGGCTGTTCGTCTTCTCCGCCGGCGGCCGCCAGTTGATATCGTCCTGCGTCAGGCCGTCCATCGTTGCCAGGATGCGGTCTATCGACGCGGCGATCCGCTCAAGAAATACTTCAGCCAGCTCTTTCTGTTCCATGGTCACCTCATTCACGCCTGCCTCTCATGCTGCTTCCGCTGCGCCTCCACCCACTTCTGCTTCCGGGAATGGCGCGCCTTCTCATCCGGCGGCACGAACTGCTCGTGGAACGCCTTGCGGTAATCCCCGAACGTCCCCGCAAGGATAGCGTTCCGCATCTCTTCCATCAAGTGCAGAATGAACCGCACGTTGTGGATGCTCGCCAGCCTGTACGCCAGCAGCTCCTTCGTCCGAAACAGATGATTCACGTATCCCGCCGTGAATGTCCTGCAGGTGTAGCAGTCGCAACCATCCTCGATCGGCGCGTCCTTCGCGCGGTACTGCGCCGTGTCGATGTTGATGCGGCCCGCGCGGGAGAATAGCGCGCTGTTCCTCGCGATGCGCGTGGGCAGGACGCAGTCGAACATATCGATACCGCGCGCCACGCACTCCACCAGGTCCTCCGGCGAGCCAACTCCCATCAGGTAGCGCGCCCTGTCCGCCGGCAGCAGCGGCGCAGTGGACGACACGATATCGTACATCTCCCGCTTCGACTCTCCCACACTCAACCCCCCGATGGAGTACCCCGGAAAGTCCAGCGAGGTAATCTGCTGGACCGACCGCTCCCTCAGGTCCGGGAACAGCCCTCCCTGGACAATGCCGAAGAGGTGTTGGGTGCCGGAGATGGGCTGTTCTGGCGTTCTCTTTGTCTCCCCCTTGATGGGGGAGATGTCGCCGCTCGGGGCGACAGAGAGGGTGACGGCTATTTGGCTATTTCCCCA of the SAR202 cluster bacterium genome contains:
- a CDS encoding DinB family protein; this encodes MNEKEELEYIWGRISNSVDRLMACFDGLTEEQVNWKPLDNASTLYFLAAHTLSAVNNNVLSTVCGKNVSRTRDAEWLALGKSPAPLIKAWTDMKGEITTAMAGLPANAVAQSYPHPKRGSIPGREVLISTVRHAGEHMAHAELTRDLVKARG
- the tgt gene encoding tRNA guanosine(34) transglycosylase Tgt, translating into MGILTVVKTDGAARAGVLHTAHGDVPTPAFMPVGTQASVKALDPADLRAMNAKIVLSNTYHLYLRPGPETVDRMGGLAKFMAWNGPTLTDSGGFQGFSLEHLRKITDDGIVFKSHIDGSFHEFTPEAVMRHQRLIGADIIMPIDICAPSKTDRAGVEYAVEQTYRWAVRCRAAHGEGARDWGNSQIAVTLSVAPSGDISPIKGETKRTPEQPISGTQHLFGIVQGGLFPDLRERSVQQITSLDFPGYSIGGLSVGESKREMYDIVSSTAPLLPADRARYLMGVGSPEDLVECVARGIDMFDCVLPTRIARNSALFSRAGRINIDTAQYRAKDAPIEDGCDCYTCRTFTAGYVNHLFRTKELLAYRLASIHNVRFILHLMEEMRNAILAGTFGDYRKAFHEQFVPPDEKARHSRKQKWVEAQRKQHERQA
- a CDS encoding DinB family protein, with protein sequence MEQKELAEVFLERIAASIDRILATMDGLTQDDINWRPPAEKTNSLYVLGVHTIAYTAFVISTKLCGKSGTRDAEAEFSAVGESVGPLRMSWQLQRKQLSEEMAKLPPGALDKKYDYTNRNVSGIEVLLILARHAHEHVGHAELTRDLLKASKAAK